Below is a window of Verrucomicrobiales bacterium DNA.
CTACTTGATCGTTTCCGATCTCACTCCGGATACGGTGTATCATTTTCGCGTGCAAGCTTCCAACGACACTGGTTCATCGGAGTTCTCCCCCGGGGCCAGTGGACGAACGGCCGCAACCGGGCTTTACATCAACTTTGCCGCCGCCGCTTTTACCGACGGAGTGAGCGGCTATCCGCTGCCGGGATTCCTCAACGACTACGGCGATGAGTTCGGAGATCGAGGAAACGGCTACAGCTATGGGTGGGATGTTCCGAATGGGGCCAATGCCCGTCTTCGCAACTCGGCCAATTCCCGCGATCGGCGTTACGATACGCTCAATCACATGCAAAAGCCGCAGCCCGCCGGACAGATTTGGGAAATCGAGGTTCCCGCAGGGAACTACTCAGTGCGGATTGTCGGCGGTGATCCGGACAATGTGGATTCGGTGTTTCACTACCTCGTGGAAGGTGTGCTGTCGGACAGGCGGGCTCCGGGCGGAGGATCAAATTTCGCTGATCTCACCATGACCGTGGAGGTCACGGACGGCCGCCTTACCATCGAGAATGGACCGGAAGCAGCCAACAACAAGCTGGCCTTCATCGAGATTCAGCCAGCCGTTGAAGTGCGGATTACGCGTGCGGAGTTGAACGCCGGGAAACTGAACATCGAATGGATGGGTGGCGGGGTCCTCCAGTCCAGTGCTTCGTTGACCAATCCTAGCTGGCAGGACATAGCCACCGGGGGGAGTGCTGCTATCGATGCTCAGGCGCCCGCGCAGTTCTTTCGGGTGGTTAAGTGACGTCGCAACTTCAAAGCCGTCGGGAAGCGTCTTGGAGTTGGCCGTGAAGCGGTCTGAGGGTTATAGTTCCAGGGTCCTGTAGGTCCTTGCAGCTTTTGGGGGACCGAAGAGGGATGCCAGCTACGCTGGGGGCACCAAAGCGGCAGAGGGCTGCCGCACTCCATAGGGGTCAAGCGCCTCGCGTGACCTCTTGGACGGCTATAGCCCCTTTGCAGCGTTTCGGGGTCCCTCCCAAAGGGGATTGCCCCGCCTCCTGGTTGTTCACGTCCTCCCCCGGTCCCTGGGCTACTTTCTTTGATGCTTTTGGTCATCCTCCACGTCAAAGTGGACGTAGATCTATGCTCCGATCCGACGCTCTCTGGATACAGTTCTATTCGGCGACTGGCCACCAGCAGTGGTGGAAGCTGCTGTGTTGCGTCAGCGTGCTGGCCTTGCTGCCGGCTGCCCTGCCCGCCAAAACTCGCGCTCCCGACGGCAAGGCCATCTACCGTCAGCAGTGCGCCAAGTGCCATGGGCGGCAAGGCGAGGGCGTCGAAGCCAAGTACAAAGAGCCACTCGTAGGCGATTGGTCGGTCGAGAAACTGACTCGATACATTTCCAAGTCGATGCCCGATGATGCTCCCGGTACCTGCGTGGGTGACGACGCCGAGGCTGTCGCTCAGTTCATGCACGACGCGTTTTATTCCCGCGAAGCCCAAGCGCGCCTGCATCCGGCCCGGGTCGAGTTGGTGCGGCTAACCAATCGACAATATGTCAACACGGTGGCCGATCTGTTGCGCTCTTTTACCGGGGAGGACAATCCCGCGATCACCGATCGGGGGTTGAAAGTCACGTACTACCACTCGCGAAATTTTCAGTCGGACAAAAAACGGCTGTCGAGGATCGACGCCACCATCGATTTTGACTTTCTTAAATCCGATCCCGAAGGCAAGGCGCTTGGGACCAACGAGCTCTCGGCACAATGGCGAGGGTCGGTGCTGGTGGAAGAGTCCGGAGATCACGAGTTCATTCTCAAGACGGCCAATGGAGCGCGGCTCTGGATCAATGAGGAGGAGGATCCTGCGATCGATGCCTGGGTCGCTTCCGGGGAGATGAGCGAGCATCGGGTCGTCCTGCGCCTCATCGGCGGCCGCAGCTATCCACTCAAGCTGGACTACTTTCGCTTTAACGACAAGACCGCCTCAGTATCCTTGTTGTGGAAGCCGCCCCACGGAGTCCTTTCGGTGATTCCCAAGCGGAACTTGATACCGGCAAGATCTGCTTCGACGTTCGTCTGTTCAGTCCCCTTCCCTCCCGATGACAGCAGCGTGGGCTACGAGCGAGGGGTGGGAATATCCAAGGCTTGGGATGAAGCCACGACCCAAGCGGCATTGGATGTAGCGGCGGGAGTGGTGAAGCGGCTCGATTCCTTGAGCGGATCCAAACCCGGTTCCAAGGATCGTCTGGAGAAAGTGGAAAGCTTCTGCGTGCAGTTCGTCGAGCGAGCGTTCCGACGTCCCCTCAGCCCGGACCTTAAACGTAATCTGGTCAGCTCACCCCTTCGACGAGCTCACAAGCTGGAAGACGGGGTCAAAAACGTCGTTCTACTCACGCTCAAGTCTCCGCGCTTTCTCTACCTGGGACTGGACCGCGGTCAGGCGGACAGCTTCGAGATAGCCAGTCGGCTGTCGTTTGGCTTGTGGGATTCGCTTCCCGATCGTTCGTTGCGCGAACTGGCGTCCGGCGGTAAATTGCTGGAAGCGAGCGAGGTTCGCGCGCACGCGGAGCGCATGCTGAAGGACCCGCGCGCACGCTCGAAGATTCAGTCCTTCCTTCACCACTGGCTCCAGGTCAACCATGTCGAAGACCTGTCCAAGGACGCCGAACTCTACCCGGGATTCAGCCCGGAGATCATCGCCGACTTGCGAACCTCCCTCAATCTCTTCCTGGAGACCACCTTCTGGAGCAAGTCCTCTGATTACCGCGACCTGTTGCTGGCGGATACCCTTCAGGTGAACGGCCGGCTGAGAAAGTTTTACGGGCTGGAGGAGGTTCCACCGGCGGAAACGGCCGAGTTTACCCCGATCAAGTTCAGCCCGAGCGAGCGCTCCGGGGTCATCACTCACCCTTATCTGCTGTCGGCATTTTCCTATCAGCGTTCATCCTCGCCCATCCACCGGGGCGTCTTTCTAACGCGGAATATTGTGGGACGTGCTTTGAGACCTCCCCCCATCGCGGTCGCCTTTAAGGATGCCGAGTTTGCTCCCAACCTGTCCATGCGGGAGAAAGTAGCCCAACTCACGCGTCCGGACGCCTGCCAGACCTGCCATTCCGTGATTAACCCTCTCGGCTTCAGCCTGGAGCAATACGACGCCGTGGGGCGGTTTCGAACGGAGGATCGCAACCGTGTCATTGATGCGGTGAGCGACTATGTGACCGATGATGGCAAAACCATCCGCTTGAAGGGAGCGCGGGATATTGCCGAATTCGCCGTCAACAGCGAGCAGGCCCAGACCGGTTTTATTGAGGCCATGTTTCATCAGGTTGTCAAACAGCCCGTTCGTGCCTATGGTAGCGACGCCATGGCTGGTTTGCGCCAATCCTTCGTCGCCTCTCAGTTCAACATGCAGCAGCTGCTGGTGGACATCGTGACTCTTTCTGCCCGGCACTCCGATCTCGTCGCCAAGAACCCTTAAATCCCTCCACCATGACTCCTCTAGATCGTCGCCAATTTCTCCGCTCCTTGGGCATCTCTTCCGCCTGCCTCCCCTTCCTGATGGGCTTGCCGAGTCTCGGAATGGGAAGCCCGGTACGTCCACGCCAACGTTTGGTGGTGATGTTCACCCCGAACGGCACCGTTCCGCCCGCCTTCTGGCCCGAGGAGACGGGCAAGGATTTTAAACTCAAGCCCATTATGGAGCCGTTGGAGGCGTTCAAGCAGCGCATGCTGATCCTGAAGGGGCTCAGCAACCGAGTTCGCGGCGATGGTGACAACCATATGCGGGGCATGAGCTGCCTCCTGACCGGCATCGAGCTGTTCCCTGGAAACATCCAAGGGGGTTCCGACACGCCCGCCGGATGGGCCAGTGGCATCTCGATCGATCAGGAGATTCGCAATTATCTTCAAGGGCGTGAGTCCACCAAGACTCGCTTCGGTTCGTTGGAGTTCGGGGTGGGCGTTACCGACCGGGCCGATCCGTGGACGCGCATGTCGTATGCCGGTCCGAACCGACCGATCGCGCCGATCTCTGATCCCTACCAGATGTATGCGAAGCTCTATGGGCAGTCCCAGGACCGCGAGCACCTGAAAGGGATTCTGGGCGATGTGCGAGCCGATTTGAAGAAGGTGAGAAAGCAGTTGAGCAGCGAGGATCGCCGGCTACTTGATGAGCATCAGGCCCTCGTGGCGCAGATGGAGAGGGACCTCAAGGACCAAGGCCAGCAGGCACTCCGCATCTCCCCTCCGACGTTGGAGGCAGGAATCGCCGACCAAAACGACAATGTGCCCCGGCTCAGCCGGATGCAGATTGATCTCCTCGTAAACAGCTTTGTGAATGACATGGCCCGGGTGGCCACCTTGCAGTACACCAAGTCGGTGGGCATGGCCAAGATGAACTGGCTGGATATCAAGGATGGGCATCATTCGCTCTCCCATGAACCGGATAAGGACGAAGCCTCACAGGACAAGCTGATCCGCATCAACCGATGGTTCGCCGGCGAGCTCAGCTATCTCGCGGAAAAGCTCTCCACCACACCTGAGCCTGGTGGCGAAGGCACACTGCTCGATAATACTCTCATCGTTTGGACCAATGAACTTGGGAA
It encodes the following:
- a CDS encoding DUF1592 domain-containing protein, which encodes MLRSDALWIQFYSATGHQQWWKLLCCVSVLALLPAALPAKTRAPDGKAIYRQQCAKCHGRQGEGVEAKYKEPLVGDWSVEKLTRYISKSMPDDAPGTCVGDDAEAVAQFMHDAFYSREAQARLHPARVELVRLTNRQYVNTVADLLRSFTGEDNPAITDRGLKVTYYHSRNFQSDKKRLSRIDATIDFDFLKSDPEGKALGTNELSAQWRGSVLVEESGDHEFILKTANGARLWINEEEDPAIDAWVASGEMSEHRVVLRLIGGRSYPLKLDYFRFNDKTASVSLLWKPPHGVLSVIPKRNLIPARSASTFVCSVPFPPDDSSVGYERGVGISKAWDEATTQAALDVAAGVVKRLDSLSGSKPGSKDRLEKVESFCVQFVERAFRRPLSPDLKRNLVSSPLRRAHKLEDGVKNVVLLTLKSPRFLYLGLDRGQADSFEIASRLSFGLWDSLPDRSLRELASGGKLLEASEVRAHAERMLKDPRARSKIQSFLHHWLQVNHVEDLSKDAELYPGFSPEIIADLRTSLNLFLETTFWSKSSDYRDLLLADTLQVNGRLRKFYGLEEVPPAETAEFTPIKFSPSERSGVITHPYLLSAFSYQRSSSPIHRGVFLTRNIVGRALRPPPIAVAFKDAEFAPNLSMREKVAQLTRPDACQTCHSVINPLGFSLEQYDAVGRFRTEDRNRVIDAVSDYVTDDGKTIRLKGARDIAEFAVNSEQAQTGFIEAMFHQVVKQPVRAYGSDAMAGLRQSFVASQFNMQQLLVDIVTLSARHSDLVAKNP
- a CDS encoding DUF1552 domain-containing protein, whose protein sequence is MTPLDRRQFLRSLGISSACLPFLMGLPSLGMGSPVRPRQRLVVMFTPNGTVPPAFWPEETGKDFKLKPIMEPLEAFKQRMLILKGLSNRVRGDGDNHMRGMSCLLTGIELFPGNIQGGSDTPAGWASGISIDQEIRNYLQGRESTKTRFGSLEFGVGVTDRADPWTRMSYAGPNRPIAPISDPYQMYAKLYGQSQDREHLKGILGDVRADLKKVRKQLSSEDRRLLDEHQALVAQMERDLKDQGQQALRISPPTLEAGIADQNDNVPRLSRMQIDLLVNSFVNDMARVATLQYTKSVGMAKMNWLDIKDGHHSLSHEPDKDEASQDKLIRINRWFAGELSYLAEKLSTTPEPGGEGTLLDNTLIVWTNELGKGNSHTLDNIPFVLIGGGFGFQMGRSLNFDKVPHNRLHLALAHAVGHKLETFGKAALCDKGPLSLS